From one Phytohabitans houttuyneae genomic stretch:
- a CDS encoding Hsp70 family protein yields MRYGELRLTVDCGSVTTVAVLAWDDGWLPLQWGGWPWLSSAVHVSADGRITAGEGAWLAAQSTPDGLVPGPVHGGGEDRLLVSGVQISSAELVAAILRLVVDEANRVAGGPVRDVRLVVPAGWGPRRSTRLRHAARLAGLEDVTLVPAPVAVGQHLLASEVRLPVGSYLAVCDLGGGVEASVLRRGPTGFEILSTLADEHGGGSRIDELLVAHLDGHRPDPQALGGGRWPVVAAVRAAKEAASIHPTVTVGSPPVVWTAGQVQAVARPVLERAARLVVEAVAAADLAPDRLAGVFMVGGGASMPLAGRVIGEAALLMVVACLSAATMIASVLPMPTHPRTPAGSDASQLAGGLLVAAGLGAAVAGVYAVGPSLIFGAPVEPFLRWTLLPIVPLVATVVAVAALVARWGRRPAQGWHSWLGFPVIATIPVAVGMLLVDHVNAYYGDHMLPNLVERFGGLLVGVGIAWTMVRPWLWRLVLAGPVGAVTAALTDYRTIGVLAAAYIAAVTLWWLQRVWQLWQRPPQRWLPGT; encoded by the coding sequence ATGCGTTACGGGGAGCTACGGCTGACGGTGGACTGCGGTTCGGTCACGACCGTGGCCGTTTTGGCGTGGGATGACGGCTGGTTGCCATTGCAGTGGGGTGGGTGGCCGTGGTTGTCGAGTGCGGTCCACGTTTCAGCGGATGGTCGGATTACCGCGGGTGAGGGGGCGTGGCTGGCGGCGCAGTCCACACCGGACGGGTTAGTTCCTGGGCCGGTGCACGGTGGGGGTGAGGATCGGCTGCTGGTGTCGGGCGTGCAGATATCGTCCGCGGAGTTGGTGGCGGCGATTCTGCGGCTGGTGGTGGACGAGGCGAACCGGGTTGCGGGGGGCCCGGTGCGGGACGTTCGGCTGGTGGTGCCGGCCGGCTGGGGACCGCGCCGGTCGACGCGGCTGCGGCACGCCGCACGGTTGGCCGGTTTGGAGGATGTGACATTGGTGCCGGCGCCGGTCGCGGTGGGCCAGCATTTGCTGGCGAGCGAGGTGCGGCTGCCCGTGGGTTCCTACCTGGCGGTCTGTGATCTGGGTGGTGGGGTCGAGGCGAGTGTGCTGCGCCGCGGCCCGACCGGGTTCGAGATCTTGTCCACGTTGGCCGATGAGCACGGCGGTGGCTCTCGGATCGATGAGTTGCTCGTTGCCCACCTGGACGGTCATCGCCCAGACCCCCAGGCGCTTGGTGGTGGGCGGTGGCCGGTGGTGGCGGCGGTGCGGGCGGCGAAGGAGGCCGCCTCGATACATCCGACGGTGACGGTGGGTTCGCCGCCGGTGGTGTGGACGGCCGGGCAGGTGCAGGCGGTGGCGCGGCCGGTGCTGGAGCGGGCGGCACGGCTGGTGGTGGAGGCGGTCGCCGCCGCCGATTTGGCCCCGGACCGGTTAGCGGGGGTGTTTATGGTCGGGGGTGGGGCGAGTATGCCTCTGGCTGGGCGGGTGATCGGGGAGGCGGCGTTGTTGATGGTGGTCGCGTGTTTGTCCGCCGCCACGATGATCGCCTCGGTGTTACCGATGCCGACGCATCCCCGTACCCCGGCGGGTTCGGACGCGAGTCAGCTTGCCGGTGGGCTGTTGGTGGCTGCCGGGTTGGGGGCCGCTGTGGCGGGGGTGTACGCGGTCGGCCCGTCGCTGATTTTCGGGGCGCCTGTCGAACCGTTCCTGCGGTGGACACTGCTGCCGATCGTCCCACTGGTGGCCACGGTGGTGGCGGTCGCGGCGCTGGTGGCCCGGTGGGGACGGCGGCCGGCGCAGGGCTGGCACAGCTGGCTGGGGTTTCCCGTCATCGCAACGATCCCGGTCGCGGTCGGGATGCTGCTGGTCGATCATGTCAACGCCTACTACGGCGACCACATGTTGCCGAACCTGGTGGAACGCTTCGGTGGCCTGCTGGTCGGCGTCGGGATCGCGTGGACGATGGTGCGGCCGTGGCTGTGGCGGCTGGTACTGGCCGGGCCGGTCGGTGCGGTGACCGCCGCGCTGACCGACT
- a CDS encoding DUF6879 family protein — protein MRLVTAVERDLLLAVCKSEAVHLELRDFYSVAGDAERFDKFKKLGYRDLKAEAADVRPWTDLIRSVTQDSRTVRRARVVSEPVTEYIRYEWAGTAHIVAAGEDVRWLPRRLASNIALPGNDFWLFDDETLLFTVFNGVGDVAERQLTTDPAAVQLCRTAFEAVWALATPHSEYKPL, from the coding sequence GTGCGACTGGTTACCGCTGTTGAACGCGATCTGCTGCTGGCCGTCTGCAAGAGCGAGGCCGTACACCTGGAGCTGCGCGACTTCTACAGCGTCGCGGGTGACGCAGAGCGCTTCGACAAGTTCAAGAAGCTGGGCTACCGCGACCTGAAGGCCGAGGCTGCGGATGTCCGGCCCTGGACCGACCTCATCCGCAGCGTCACCCAGGACAGCCGAACGGTGCGCCGTGCACGCGTCGTCTCCGAGCCTGTAACGGAGTACATCCGCTATGAGTGGGCTGGCACCGCTCACATCGTCGCGGCCGGTGAAGATGTCCGCTGGCTGCCGCGTCGCCTGGCATCGAACATCGCGCTGCCTGGCAACGACTTCTGGCTCTTTGACGACGAGACCCTACTGTTCACAGTCTTCAACGGCGTCGGGGACGTGGCCGAGCGGCAGCTAACAACCGACCCGGCGGCGGTGCAGCTCTGCCGAACAGCTTTCGAGGCCGTTTGGGCGCTCGCTACCCCGCACAGCGAGTACAAACCCCTTTGA
- a CDS encoding helix-turn-helix domain-containing protein — protein MSPQVHQAKQAFGARLREIRKDANLSGRALAAATGLHVSKISRIEHANQSPSEDDIRRWCRACRVEDQALELIATLRGIEGMWLEWKRQLRGGLKRMQETFDRHHQRANVVRSYESIVVPGILQTAGYCEAVLRIAADFYGTDGDISAAVEARMNRQRFLYQSERRFLFVVEAWALRTIFGGVDVMLGQLDRLLAVATLPRVSLGVIPPGTVRRMWPGEGFFLFDDDLAVIETTSAEIKVTQPQEIRLFAEAFRRLQDEAVHGPEARALITETMRDLTEARHAWPTMMGDADGHG, from the coding sequence ATGTCACCCCAGGTTCACCAGGCCAAACAAGCCTTTGGAGCGCGCCTGCGTGAGATTCGCAAAGACGCGAATCTCTCCGGGCGCGCCCTGGCTGCTGCCACAGGCCTCCACGTCAGCAAAATATCCCGTATCGAGCACGCCAATCAGAGCCCTTCAGAGGACGACATCCGGCGCTGGTGCAGGGCGTGCCGCGTCGAGGACCAGGCGCTGGAACTGATCGCCACGCTTCGCGGTATCGAGGGCATGTGGCTGGAGTGGAAACGGCAACTTCGGGGCGGGCTAAAACGGATGCAGGAGACGTTCGACCGGCATCATCAACGAGCGAACGTCGTACGCTCCTATGAATCGATTGTCGTGCCAGGCATCCTTCAGACGGCGGGCTACTGTGAGGCGGTACTGCGGATCGCCGCCGACTTCTATGGCACAGACGGCGACATATCCGCCGCTGTCGAGGCACGCATGAACCGACAGCGGTTCCTTTACCAGAGCGAACGGCGGTTTCTCTTCGTGGTAGAGGCATGGGCGCTGCGAACGATCTTCGGTGGGGTCGACGTCATGCTCGGACAGCTCGACCGCCTGCTCGCGGTTGCCACGCTACCCCGCGTTTCACTCGGCGTGATTCCTCCGGGCACGGTTCGCCGCATGTGGCCCGGCGAAGGATTCTTCCTGTTCGACGACGACCTGGCTGTCATCGAAACGACGAGCGCGGAAATCAAGGTGACGCAGCCGCAGGAGATCAGGCTTTTCGCGGAAGCCTTCCGGCGGCTACAAGACGAAGCCGTACACGGGCCTGAGGCACGGGCGCTGATCACGGAAACGATGCGCGACCTCACGGAAGCCAGGCACGCCTGGCCAACGATGATGGGCGACGCAGACGGCCACGGCTGA
- a CDS encoding DUF6879 family protein, which translates to MADLSRAEFDALFEDFEREVLHLEMRDVYGTEAEIPQLAKWKVGEPDDLEWLQGWCDTLRRGAARGKKFRRALVVSEPLSEYQRWAYTTTQPLVDAGEDIRWIPRRLVSSIALPGNDAYVIDGALVVWMHYSGNGASTGIETSTNAADINLCSSAFMAVWQLGIPHRDYRPTA; encoded by the coding sequence GTGGCGGACCTGAGTCGTGCGGAATTCGACGCCCTTTTCGAGGACTTCGAGCGCGAGGTCCTCCACCTGGAGATGCGTGACGTTTACGGGACGGAAGCAGAAATCCCTCAGCTGGCGAAGTGGAAGGTCGGTGAGCCGGACGATCTGGAGTGGCTACAAGGCTGGTGCGACACGCTGCGGCGGGGTGCCGCGCGTGGGAAGAAGTTCCGCCGTGCGCTGGTGGTATCTGAACCGCTGAGCGAGTATCAGCGTTGGGCCTACACCACGACACAGCCACTTGTGGACGCCGGCGAAGACATCCGGTGGATTCCGCGGCGGCTGGTCTCATCAATTGCCTTACCCGGCAACGATGCCTACGTCATCGACGGCGCGCTCGTTGTGTGGATGCACTACTCCGGGAACGGGGCGTCAACCGGCATCGAGACCTCCACCAACGCCGCTGACATCAACCTGTGCAGCTCTGCGTTCATGGCCGTGTGGCAGCTCGGCATCCCGCACCGCGACTATCGGCCTACTGCATAG